One Streptomyces sp. NBC_01237 genomic region harbors:
- a CDS encoding IclR family transcriptional regulator — protein sequence MTTWTHPAVPSRHDSGVAVLDKASLLLSVLEDGPASVSRIVRVTGLTRPTAYRLALALQRLRLVTRDARGRYLLGPRLSEMAVLEHGDRMLALAATVLPELRDRTGAGVRLHRRCDGGQLCVAAAESSPRVADAVPVGTAFSMRSGAVAQVLLAWEEPEVLYRGLARARFTAAALAQVRRRGWAQGAGALDGDAVTLAAPVRGPGGRVVAALSLSGPAALLAGGPAREFGGAMIDAALRLGEASDG from the coding sequence ATGACCACCTGGACCCACCCCGCCGTTCCTTCCCGCCACGACAGCGGGGTCGCCGTGCTGGACAAGGCGTCCCTGCTGCTGAGCGTGCTGGAGGACGGCCCCGCCTCGGTGTCCCGGATCGTCAGGGTCACCGGGCTGACCCGTCCCACCGCCTACCGGCTGGCCCTGGCCCTGCAACGGCTCCGGCTGGTCACCCGCGACGCCAGGGGCCGGTATCTGCTCGGCCCCCGGCTGAGCGAGATGGCGGTCCTGGAGCACGGCGACCGGATGCTGGCCCTGGCCGCGACCGTACTGCCCGAACTGCGTGACCGGACCGGTGCCGGGGTCCGGCTCCACCGGCGCTGCGACGGCGGCCAGTTGTGCGTGGCGGCGGCCGAGTCCTCGCCGCGGGTGGCGGACGCCGTGCCGGTGGGGACCGCCTTCTCGATGCGGTCCGGGGCGGTGGCACAGGTGCTGCTCGCCTGGGAGGAGCCCGAGGTCCTGTACCGGGGGCTCGCCAGGGCCCGTTTCACCGCCGCCGCACTGGCCCAGGTGCGCCGCCGGGGCTGGGCGCAGGGCGCCGGTGCCTTGGACGGCGACGCGGTCACGCTGGCCGCGCCGGTACGGGGACCCGGCGGCCGGGTGGTCGCGGCGCTCTCCCTCTCCGGGCCGGCCGCACTGCTGGCCGGCGGCCCCGCGAGGGAGTTCGGCGGTGCCATGATCGATGCCGCACTGCGCCTGGGTGAAGCGTCGGACGGATGA
- a CDS encoding TrmB family transcriptional regulator sugar-binding domain-containing protein, with translation MTTTPARGPNEPGGDGQRPDGPGAEGQRPGEPGEDPPGPAPDGGPERPGPGEGQDAIERALIEVRALIETTMERHRNRVSSDRQIVAMDGHRTEVLGEARKLVLQAVRSIDVVLASGPSCGTETKTHLRALIHLVPEGVRLRLLCSPAMIDEDFVREQRKADSLVDIRVARVPPLQGVIVDEEVGLVSTESPTGRRASLIRVPDVIHTLCTLYNGVWRNAVPADARVTFGDHCRTELARQILGALRAGVTDEVAARELVVSVRTYRRYVAEIMTLLDASSRFQAGVRAAELGLLGPMEAPGQSGPPPRGAD, from the coding sequence ATGACCACGACACCTGCGAGAGGCCCGAACGAGCCGGGCGGCGACGGGCAGAGACCCGACGGACCGGGCGCCGAGGGGCAGAGACCCGGGGAGCCGGGGGAGGACCCCCCCGGCCCGGCGCCGGACGGCGGCCCCGAGCGACCGGGGCCGGGTGAGGGGCAGGACGCCATCGAGCGGGCCCTGATCGAAGTCCGGGCCCTGATCGAGACGACGATGGAGCGCCATCGCAACCGGGTCTCGTCGGACCGGCAGATCGTCGCCATGGACGGCCACCGGACGGAAGTGCTCGGCGAGGCGCGCAAACTGGTGCTGCAAGCCGTCCGCAGCATCGATGTGGTGCTGGCCTCGGGGCCGAGCTGCGGCACCGAGACCAAGACCCATCTGCGCGCACTGATCCATCTGGTGCCGGAAGGGGTGCGGCTGCGTCTGCTCTGCTCCCCGGCCATGATCGACGAGGACTTCGTCCGCGAACAGCGGAAGGCGGATTCCCTCGTCGACATCCGGGTGGCACGGGTCCCGCCGCTCCAGGGCGTGATCGTGGACGAGGAGGTGGGGCTGGTCTCGACGGAGTCGCCGACCGGCCGCCGGGCGTCGCTCATCCGGGTGCCCGATGTCATCCACACGCTCTGCACGCTCTACAACGGGGTGTGGCGCAACGCCGTGCCCGCCGACGCCCGCGTCACCTTCGGCGACCACTGCCGAACCGAGCTGGCACGGCAGATTCTCGGTGCCCTGCGCGCCGGAGTCACCGACGAGGTCGCCGCCCGCGAACTCGTGGTCTCGGTCAGGACCTACCGGCGGTACGTCGCGGAGATCATGACGCTGCTCGATGCCAGCTCACGCTTCCAGGCGGGTGTGCGGGCCGCTGAACTGGGCCTGCTGGGGCCGATGGAGGCTCCGGGGCAGTCCGGCCCGCCACCGCGCGGCGCGGACTGA
- a CDS encoding helix-turn-helix transcriptional regulator: MEGALLQARALIESSMSMHRRQPGGASLLVRADDGSVVEAVKRVMAGARYSAHLAVTGNWKHSSVVIAAVAAAVAPPPAPHGRGQLAVRLLAAGRALELSADCRQAFGDTTLEVRMSKGELREALIVDGRTALVQSGNGSAGRHAAVISDPAAVGALDLLFAGAWANARPVADELRLDRSLRGALARRILEQLRAGRTDDVAAREIDVSLRTYRRHVAEIMRVLGANSRFQAGVRAVELGLLERS; the protein is encoded by the coding sequence GTGGAGGGCGCGCTTCTGCAGGCGCGGGCTCTGATCGAGTCCTCGATGTCGATGCACCGCAGGCAGCCGGGAGGCGCCTCGCTGCTGGTACGCGCGGACGACGGCTCGGTGGTCGAGGCCGTGAAGCGCGTCATGGCGGGCGCGAGGTACTCGGCGCATCTGGCGGTGACGGGCAACTGGAAGCACTCGTCCGTGGTGATCGCGGCGGTCGCCGCGGCCGTGGCCCCACCCCCGGCGCCGCACGGCCGGGGGCAGCTCGCCGTGCGACTGCTCGCGGCGGGACGGGCGCTGGAACTGTCCGCCGACTGCCGTCAGGCGTTCGGCGACACCACGCTGGAAGTGCGGATGTCGAAGGGCGAGTTGCGCGAGGCGTTGATCGTCGACGGCCGGACCGCCCTGGTCCAGTCGGGCAACGGGTCGGCGGGCCGGCACGCCGCGGTCATCAGCGACCCGGCGGCGGTGGGCGCGCTCGACCTCCTCTTCGCCGGGGCGTGGGCCAACGCCCGCCCCGTCGCCGATGAACTCCGCCTCGACCGCAGTCTGCGCGGCGCGCTGGCGCGGCGCATCCTGGAGCAGCTCCGTGCGGGACGTACGGACGACGTGGCCGCGCGGGAGATCGACGTCTCGCTGCGTACCTACCGGCGGCATGTCGCGGAGATCATGCGGGTACTCGGAGCGAACTCCCGGTTCCAGGCCGGGGTACGCGCGGTCGAGCTGGGGTTGCTGGAACGGTCCTGA
- a CDS encoding 4'-phosphopantetheinyl transferase family protein: protein MTESPPRTATEVTVRWWRLEGERPDPADLALLDDGERERLSDIGHPARAAEFAGSRAGTRRVLSDLLDVGPAEIGLGRLPCPGCGDPRHGPPAVVRPSSPFRISLSHSAGCCVLAVARVPVGVDVEGVRTLDTEELARVALTAAELRHVRDAPAGMPRSRAFLRCWTRKEAVLKAVGIGLAADLTRIETHPGLPDPVTVAAGVPGTPATWSVRGLSLPPDWIATVALPHGVRTDVTVLHHHRSHEQIRQPPT, encoded by the coding sequence GTGACCGAATCCCCTCCGCGCACGGCGACCGAAGTGACCGTCAGATGGTGGCGCCTGGAAGGCGAAAGGCCCGATCCGGCCGATCTCGCCCTTCTGGACGACGGCGAGCGCGAGCGGCTGAGCGACATCGGCCACCCCGCCAGGGCGGCCGAGTTCGCCGGCAGCCGCGCGGGCACCCGGCGCGTGCTGTCGGACCTTCTCGACGTCGGCCCGGCGGAGATCGGACTGGGGCGGCTGCCCTGCCCCGGATGCGGGGACCCGAGGCATGGACCCCCCGCCGTCGTCCGCCCTTCCAGCCCCTTCCGGATCAGCCTCTCCCACTCCGCGGGCTGCTGCGTTCTCGCCGTCGCACGGGTTCCGGTGGGCGTGGACGTCGAAGGCGTACGCACGCTGGACACCGAGGAACTGGCGCGGGTCGCACTCACGGCGGCCGAGCTCCGCCATGTCCGCGACGCCCCGGCGGGCATGCCGCGCAGCAGGGCCTTTCTGCGCTGCTGGACCCGGAAGGAGGCCGTGCTCAAGGCGGTCGGCATCGGCCTGGCCGCCGATCTGACGCGCATCGAGACCCATCCGGGCCTCCCGGACCCGGTCACGGTCGCGGCCGGCGTTCCGGGCACCCCGGCCACCTGGTCCGTGCGCGGGCTGAGTCTGCCGCCGGACTGGATTGCAACCGTTGCCCTGCCGCACGGCGTCCGCACAGATGTGACCGTCCTCCACCACCACCGATCGCACGAGCAAATCCGACAGCCCCCCACCTGA
- a CDS encoding serine/threonine-protein kinase, protein MEKLGPDDPHRIGAYRLLSRLGEGGMGQVFLARSDRGRTVALKLVRRELAEQPEFRARFRQEVRAAQQVGGAWTAPVLDADTEAPVPWVATGYVAGPSLQGIVSGRTGAPGPASGAYGPLPERSVQLLGSGLAHALQHIHGAGLVHRDLKPSNVLMTIDGPRVIDFGIARAMEAADAGLTRTGALVGSPGFMAPEQVRGQRVTTACDIFCLGSVLAYAATGRLPFGTADSGGVHALMFRIAQEEPDLTGVPVDLVELIADCLAKDPAGRPSTDEILERLGEPEATEPWLPSTLIAELGRQAVELLNAEDPEQPPSGTHGLLARPGRPTPAAAPARPPHVAAPTPPPYHRQRHPAQRQPPHQQPQPHSQRPQQVGRTFSQSYPTPYPAPAPARRSTGSTIALVTIAVLVAIGAGGSVYAFMNENGKGTTGSPTDSPSGDGEKGQGSALPDDYLGTWTGTVDGSAGASTRRLVIRQGGVGDTVLSLTVKGPLASGGTYRCVFAAPLADRPANGDPVHIGPSTVSVGEPATSCSPGKATDLTLLPDGTLRRTTAGTDESLVYKKSD, encoded by the coding sequence ATGGAGAAGCTAGGGCCCGACGACCCGCACCGCATCGGCGCGTACCGGCTCCTGAGCCGCCTGGGAGAGGGCGGCATGGGACAGGTCTTCCTGGCCCGCTCCGACCGCGGACGCACCGTCGCCCTCAAGCTCGTCCGCCGCGAACTGGCCGAACAGCCCGAGTTCCGCGCCCGGTTCCGCCAGGAGGTCCGCGCCGCGCAGCAGGTCGGCGGCGCCTGGACCGCCCCGGTCCTGGACGCCGACACCGAGGCCCCCGTCCCCTGGGTCGCCACCGGCTACGTCGCCGGGCCCTCGCTCCAGGGCATCGTCTCCGGCCGCACGGGCGCCCCCGGCCCGGCCTCGGGCGCCTACGGCCCCCTGCCCGAACGCTCGGTCCAGCTCCTGGGCTCCGGGCTCGCCCACGCCCTCCAGCACATCCACGGCGCCGGGCTCGTCCACCGCGACCTGAAGCCGTCCAACGTCCTGATGACCATCGACGGCCCCCGCGTCATCGACTTCGGGATAGCCCGCGCCATGGAAGCGGCCGACGCCGGTCTCACCCGCACCGGAGCTCTGGTCGGATCACCCGGGTTCATGGCCCCGGAGCAGGTGCGCGGCCAGCGCGTGACCACCGCGTGCGACATCTTCTGCCTGGGCTCCGTCCTCGCGTACGCGGCGACGGGCCGCCTCCCGTTCGGCACCGCGGACAGCGGCGGCGTCCACGCCCTGATGTTCCGCATCGCTCAGGAGGAACCGGATCTGACCGGCGTCCCGGTGGATCTGGTCGAACTGATAGCGGACTGCCTCGCCAAGGACCCGGCCGGCCGGCCGTCCACCGACGAGATCCTGGAGCGGCTGGGCGAGCCCGAGGCCACCGAGCCCTGGCTGCCCAGCACCCTCATAGCCGAACTCGGGCGCCAAGCCGTCGAGTTGCTCAACGCCGAAGATCCGGAGCAGCCGCCTTCCGGGACGCACGGACTGCTTGCCCGGCCCGGACGGCCCACCCCCGCAGCGGCCCCCGCGCGCCCACCGCACGTCGCGGCCCCCACCCCGCCGCCGTACCACCGGCAGCGGCACCCGGCACAGCGGCAGCCTCCACATCAGCAGCCCCAGCCCCACTCCCAGCGGCCCCAACAGGTGGGCCGGACGTTCAGCCAGTCCTACCCGACGCCCTACCCGGCCCCCGCCCCCGCGCGCCGGTCCACCGGGTCCACCATCGCGCTCGTCACCATCGCCGTACTCGTCGCCATCGGTGCGGGCGGATCGGTCTACGCCTTCATGAACGAGAACGGCAAGGGCACCACCGGCTCGCCCACCGACTCCCCCTCCGGTGACGGGGAGAAGGGGCAGGGCAGCGCCCTCCCCGACGACTACCTCGGCACCTGGACCGGCACCGTCGACGGCTCGGCAGGCGCGTCCACCCGGCGCCTCGTCATCCGGCAGGGCGGAGTGGGCGACACGGTCCTCTCCCTCACCGTGAAAGGCCCACTGGCCTCCGGCGGCACGTACCGCTGCGTGTTCGCCGCCCCCCTGGCCGACCGGCCCGCCAACGGGGACCCGGTCCACATCGGCCCCTCGACCGTCTCCGTGGGCGAGCCCGCGACCTCGTGCAGCCCGGGGAAGGCCACCGATCTGACCCTGCTCCCCGACGGCACCCTGCGCCGGACGACCGCGGGCACCGACGAGAGCCTGGTCTACAAGAAGTCGGACTGA
- a CDS encoding FG-GAP repeat protein: MAGHSSRTRRIAALAAMTAVAAGLSGGTAHAAPMPVPQDINGDGYRDLVVPAPAATVKGLDYAGSVVVLYGSAKGVSAAKRAVISQSSPGVPGAAEAGDWFGASASLADLDRDGFADLVVGAPGESIGSATAAGSATVLWGSKQGLVSGATLPTRVEKDGQAGRDVAAWSGPDGTSVLIVNDSTTTRLTGPFTRAGKVGSSTLHDETGWMRSAAFGDLNGDRAADRVLVSGRMGGWSGGLAYVNSALSDPFQSTHRMKGGDGLTPVIGDVNGDGYGDLVLGDPDDPGAVEGLFGHLGGAVHVWFGSAKGVSYEKAPMTIHQDTAGVPGGGERYDGFGASVAVADLNRDGLDDIVVGAPGEGIGARSGAGAVVVVPGLRNGQLGAGSYSFTQNTAGVPGGAEERDAFGCTVAAADLTRDARPELAVGACWEDGRGAVWVLPGGAAKPVFTSAVSFGTAQLGLPSISGTLLGGDHQQ, translated from the coding sequence ATGGCTGGACACTCTTCCCGTACCAGACGCATCGCCGCGCTGGCCGCGATGACCGCCGTCGCGGCCGGGCTGTCCGGGGGGACGGCTCACGCGGCGCCGATGCCCGTACCGCAGGACATCAACGGCGACGGCTACCGGGACCTCGTCGTCCCGGCGCCCGCGGCCACCGTGAAGGGCCTGGACTACGCCGGGTCGGTCGTCGTCCTGTACGGGTCGGCCAAGGGCGTCTCCGCCGCCAAGCGGGCCGTGATCAGCCAGAGTTCGCCGGGGGTGCCGGGGGCGGCCGAGGCGGGTGACTGGTTCGGCGCGTCCGCGTCGTTGGCCGATCTGGACCGGGACGGCTTCGCCGATCTGGTGGTGGGGGCGCCGGGCGAGAGCATCGGTTCCGCGACGGCGGCGGGTTCGGCCACCGTGCTGTGGGGCAGCAAGCAGGGCCTGGTGTCCGGGGCCACGCTGCCGACACGGGTGGAGAAGGACGGGCAGGCCGGCCGGGACGTGGCCGCCTGGTCGGGACCGGACGGCACATCGGTCCTGATCGTCAACGACAGCACCACCACACGGCTGACGGGCCCGTTCACCCGCGCGGGAAAGGTGGGCTCGTCCACGCTGCACGACGAGACCGGTTGGATGCGCTCCGCCGCGTTCGGCGACCTGAACGGGGACCGGGCGGCGGACCGGGTGCTGGTCAGCGGCCGTATGGGCGGGTGGAGCGGCGGGCTCGCGTATGTGAACTCCGCACTGAGCGACCCCTTCCAGTCGACCCACAGAATGAAGGGGGGCGACGGTCTCACCCCGGTGATCGGGGATGTCAACGGGGACGGCTACGGGGATCTGGTCCTCGGCGACCCCGACGACCCGGGTGCTGTCGAGGGGCTCTTCGGCCACCTCGGGGGCGCGGTGCACGTGTGGTTCGGGTCCGCCAAGGGGGTGTCCTACGAGAAGGCGCCCATGACCATCCACCAGGACACGGCCGGGGTGCCGGGCGGTGGTGAGCGGTACGACGGCTTCGGGGCCTCCGTCGCCGTCGCCGACCTGAACCGGGACGGGCTCGACGACATCGTCGTGGGTGCGCCCGGCGAGGGCATCGGCGCGAGAAGTGGGGCCGGGGCCGTGGTCGTCGTACCCGGTCTGCGTAACGGACAACTGGGCGCGGGTTCCTACAGCTTCACGCAGAACACCGCCGGGGTGCCCGGCGGGGCGGAGGAGAGGGACGCGTTCGGCTGCACGGTCGCGGCCGCCGACCTCACCCGTGACGCCCGGCCCGAACTGGCCGTCGGGGCCTGCTGGGAGGACGGCCGGGGCGCGGTGTGGGTGCTGCCGGGAGGGGCGGCGAAGCCGGTGTTCACGTCCGCGGTCTCCTTCGGGACGGCGCAGCTCGGACTGCCCTCGATCTCCGGAACCCTCCTGGGCGGCGACCACCAGCAGTAG
- a CDS encoding YncE family protein, which translates to MRTRRISTATALAVLFSSVVLVGGAANPAAADSSASLPIRSSGDIVVDGVHHRVFISDPKSGKVVATDYNGKVVGTIASLPGVLGLELSKDSGTVYAAVPGDGAIAAIDTASLTESKRYALGKGIEPKYPALAGGKLWFGFNGPDVAYRGQIGSIDLTVPEATVTLPSGGENSWYSAPRLASDPAAPNVLAAAQEGSSFISLAVYDVAEGTPERVAYGPDSSGGEYQSYLSDFDVTPDGKQLLVTGGGTPYHAQAYSTADLSRVGAYSTGSHGAAVAVAPDGMVATGTSQSSPDVFVYKQGGTKPLRTYDIPYVDSSTTATNDLHEAGLAWAPDRSRVFALTTNVYSEIYALRVLTDPTKSAVGVTVNAPSKATRAKKLTVTGKAASGVALAAGTKVSVVRTDIDSPKGKSLGTVALKSGGTFSFTDTPPAGGKVTYKVTYAGDATHSAASGSDSVAVSRASTSLTLNRNKAVYSYGKDVSFTAHLGKTYKNRVVELWVDPFGSDKPKKLAKKGKVNSKGNLSVTVDMKRDTTVTAVFAGDARNASKSVKSTAYAKVKVSTSISKQYKTAKIGKTSYAYFHKKKNPVFTNTMTYYPGRSHKLSLELYYQGKWYDAGQQYFRLGTGGKSIVTLTGPHETGYKMRVRASYVNGSSGDSVNSTTHGSWKYFIFTK; encoded by the coding sequence GTGCGTACGCGCAGAATCTCGACCGCGACAGCGCTCGCGGTCCTCTTCAGTTCAGTAGTACTGGTCGGCGGCGCCGCGAACCCGGCCGCCGCCGACTCCAGCGCTTCGCTGCCGATCAGGTCGAGCGGCGACATCGTGGTGGACGGCGTCCACCACCGGGTCTTCATCAGTGACCCGAAGTCCGGCAAGGTCGTCGCGACCGACTACAACGGCAAGGTCGTCGGCACGATCGCCTCCCTGCCCGGCGTTCTCGGGCTGGAGCTGTCCAAGGACTCCGGCACCGTGTACGCGGCGGTGCCCGGCGACGGGGCGATCGCCGCGATCGACACCGCCTCCCTCACCGAGAGCAAGCGTTACGCGCTCGGCAAGGGCATCGAGCCGAAGTACCCGGCTCTCGCGGGCGGCAAGCTCTGGTTCGGCTTCAACGGCCCGGACGTCGCCTACCGGGGCCAGATCGGGTCGATCGACCTGACGGTTCCGGAAGCCACCGTGACGCTCCCGAGCGGTGGGGAGAACAGCTGGTACTCCGCCCCGAGGCTGGCGTCCGACCCCGCCGCGCCCAACGTGCTGGCCGCCGCACAGGAGGGCAGCAGCTTCATCTCGCTCGCCGTGTACGACGTGGCGGAGGGTACGCCCGAGCGCGTGGCGTACGGTCCCGACAGCTCCGGCGGCGAATACCAGTCCTACCTGTCCGACTTCGACGTCACGCCGGACGGCAAGCAGCTGCTGGTGACGGGCGGCGGGACCCCGTACCACGCGCAGGCGTACTCCACCGCGGACCTGTCCCGGGTGGGTGCGTACAGCACCGGCTCGCACGGCGCCGCCGTGGCCGTCGCTCCGGACGGCATGGTCGCCACCGGCACCAGCCAGTCCTCCCCCGACGTCTTCGTCTACAAGCAGGGCGGCACGAAGCCGCTGCGCACGTACGACATCCCGTACGTCGACAGCAGCACCACGGCGACCAACGACCTCCATGAGGCGGGCCTCGCCTGGGCGCCCGACCGCAGCCGCGTCTTCGCCCTCACGACCAACGTGTACAGCGAGATCTACGCCCTGCGCGTGCTGACCGACCCGACGAAGTCGGCGGTGGGCGTCACGGTGAACGCGCCGTCCAAGGCGACCCGCGCCAAGAAGCTCACGGTGACCGGCAAGGCCGCCTCCGGGGTGGCGCTGGCGGCGGGGACCAAGGTCTCGGTCGTCCGGACCGACATCGACTCGCCGAAGGGCAAGTCGCTCGGCACGGTGGCGCTGAAGTCCGGCGGCACGTTCTCCTTCACCGACACCCCGCCCGCCGGCGGCAAGGTGACGTACAAGGTGACGTACGCGGGCGACGCGACGCACTCCGCGGCGTCCGGGTCCGACTCGGTCGCCGTCTCGCGCGCCTCGACCTCGCTCACGCTGAACCGGAACAAGGCCGTCTACTCGTACGGCAAGGACGTCTCGTTCACGGCGCACCTCGGCAAGACGTACAAGAACCGGGTCGTCGAGCTGTGGGTGGACCCCTTCGGATCGGACAAGCCGAAGAAGCTGGCCAAGAAGGGCAAGGTCAACTCCAAGGGGAACCTGTCCGTCACGGTCGACATGAAGCGCGACACGACGGTCACCGCCGTGTTCGCGGGGGACGCCCGGAACGCGTCGAAGTCGGTCAAGTCGACCGCGTACGCGAAGGTGAAGGTCTCGACCTCCATCTCCAAGCAGTACAAGACGGCGAAGATCGGCAAGACGTCGTACGCGTACTTCCACAAGAAGAAGAACCCGGTCTTCACCAACACGATGACCTACTACCCGGGCCGCTCGCACAAGCTGTCCCTGGAGCTGTACTACCAGGGCAAGTGGTACGACGCGGGACAGCAGTACTTCAGGCTCGGCACCGGTGGGAAGTCGATCGTGACGCTGACCGGCCCCCACGAGACCGGCTACAAGATGCGTGTCCGCGCCTCGTACGTGAACGGTTCCTCGGGTGACAGCGTGAACTCGACCACCCACGGCAGCTGGAAGTACTTCATCTTCACGAAGTAG